The following are encoded in a window of Nakamurella sp. A5-74 genomic DNA:
- a CDS encoding MarR family transcriptional regulator: protein MSTLVGAELEAVRVFTERAAAELIRSGFPRVPAGVLMALTGSRQGRLSAAELRAVLQVSAAAISSAVGYLDQIGMITISTVPGTRRHSYFVGEDPWFTRIAATDTYRRSADAIRTAVLELPPASAGARRAGEMADFLTFCADRVPDLVQEWLAARSGNAD from the coding sequence GTGAGCACGCTGGTCGGTGCGGAACTCGAGGCGGTACGGGTGTTCACCGAGCGGGCGGCGGCCGAACTGATCCGGTCCGGCTTCCCCCGGGTGCCGGCCGGGGTCCTGATGGCCCTGACCGGCAGTCGGCAGGGCCGGCTGTCGGCCGCCGAACTGCGTGCTGTGTTGCAGGTGAGCGCGGCCGCGATCTCCTCGGCCGTCGGCTATCTGGACCAGATCGGCATGATCACCATCTCGACGGTCCCCGGCACCCGCCGCCACAGCTACTTCGTCGGCGAGGATCCGTGGTTCACCCGGATCGCCGCCACCGACACCTACCGACGTTCGGCCGACGCGATCCGGACCGCGGTCCTGGAGTTGCCGCCCGCCTCTGCCGGCGCGCGCCGGGCGGGCGAGATGGCCGACTTCCTGACCTTCTGCGCCGACCGGGTGCCGGACCTGGTGCAGGAGTGGTTGGCCGCGCGCAGCGGCAACGCCGACTGA
- a CDS encoding polyketide antibiotic transporter yields the protein MMGTVLTLVRMRLRRDRVALTVWVLGITALVGGASSAVITEFGDPDQQRQLITLALTTPALLAFRGVPNGFSSGSIIWFQLFTWLAVLIGLLNTFLASRHGRAEEQDGRRELLASTPMGRMTPIVSTLVVGIVVDVLIGILSAAALVAVGESIVGAVTVGATFAVTGLLFLGIGLLAGELLPTARAANSWGVGIVLGSYVVRAAGDALGTADLAAGTLTPSWIGLLSPIGWAERTLALSANRAVWLVPGLVCAVAAIGVAAMVGAKRDLGASLVTERRGPATASPSLHSTLSLALRQQRGSVLGWALGAAVLGGVTGSLATAIGSAAVQNSAISRVLRQLAPGGDVSAQLVTVFTAAIMTMMGIVAAAAGVQAVLRTRAEETEGRAELLLALPVGRVRWMVQTVLIAIAGCAVVLLAAGLAAALSFGVRGNSAAGWRALQQAAVEFPAAAAVAAVAGLALSTVPRWAIGIGWGALGLAAVLALFGGLLSLPSWLVDISPFAHVPAVPLRSATALVVVATVGIVLVAATGVTARRREWTA from the coding sequence GTGATGGGCACCGTGCTGACCCTGGTCCGGATGCGCCTGCGGCGTGATCGCGTCGCGTTGACCGTCTGGGTCCTCGGAATCACCGCGCTGGTCGGGGGCGCCTCGTCAGCAGTGATCACCGAGTTCGGTGATCCCGACCAACAACGTCAGCTGATCACCCTGGCGCTGACGACCCCTGCCCTGCTGGCCTTCCGTGGGGTCCCCAACGGGTTCTCCTCGGGGTCCATCATCTGGTTCCAGCTGTTCACCTGGTTGGCGGTGCTCATCGGTCTGCTGAACACGTTCCTGGCCTCCCGACACGGCAGAGCGGAAGAGCAGGACGGCCGCCGCGAGCTGCTGGCCTCGACCCCGATGGGCCGGATGACGCCGATTGTTTCGACGCTCGTCGTGGGGATCGTGGTCGACGTGCTGATCGGGATCCTGTCAGCTGCGGCGCTGGTGGCCGTCGGCGAGTCCATCGTCGGCGCGGTCACGGTTGGCGCGACCTTCGCAGTGACCGGACTGCTGTTCCTCGGGATCGGGCTGCTCGCCGGTGAACTGCTGCCGACGGCCAGGGCGGCCAACTCCTGGGGAGTGGGCATCGTGCTGGGGAGCTACGTCGTGCGAGCGGCCGGGGACGCCCTGGGTACCGCCGACCTGGCCGCCGGAACCCTGACGCCGTCCTGGATCGGATTGCTGTCCCCGATCGGTTGGGCCGAAAGAACTCTGGCGCTCAGCGCCAACCGAGCGGTGTGGTTGGTTCCCGGTCTGGTGTGCGCCGTCGCCGCCATCGGTGTCGCAGCGATGGTGGGAGCCAAGCGGGACCTCGGCGCGAGCCTGGTCACCGAGCGCCGCGGACCGGCGACCGCGTCGCCGTCGCTGCACTCGACCCTGTCACTGGCTCTGCGTCAACAGCGCGGATCGGTGCTGGGGTGGGCGCTCGGTGCCGCCGTGCTGGGTGGGGTCACCGGCTCGCTGGCGACCGCGATCGGCTCGGCAGCAGTGCAGAACTCGGCGATCAGCCGGGTACTGCGGCAGCTGGCGCCGGGAGGTGACGTCAGCGCGCAACTGGTGACCGTCTTCACCGCGGCGATCATGACGATGATGGGCATCGTGGCAGCCGCCGCCGGCGTCCAGGCGGTGCTGCGGACCAGGGCGGAGGAGACCGAGGGGCGTGCTGAGCTGCTGCTGGCATTGCCGGTCGGGCGGGTGCGTTGGATGGTGCAGACGGTGCTGATCGCGATCGCCGGCTGCGCCGTGGTGCTGCTGGCGGCCGGACTGGCCGCCGCGCTGTCGTTCGGAGTCCGCGGCAACTCCGCGGCCGGCTGGCGTGCGCTGCAGCAGGCCGCCGTCGAGTTCCCCGCGGCCGCCGCCGTTGCAGCGGTGGCCGGTCTCGCGCTGAGTACGGTCCCCCGATGGGCGATCGGAATCGGTTGGGGCGCATTGGGTCTGGCTGCGGTGCTCGCGTTGTTCGGCGGTCTGCTATCGCTACCGTCGTGGCTCGTCGACATCAGTCCCTTCGCCCATGTGCCCGCGGTGCCGCTTCGATCGGCGACGGCGCTGGTGGTGGTCGCGACGGTCGGCATCGTGCTGGTGGCGGCGACCGGAGTGACGGCGCGACGGCGGGAGTGGACGGCGTGA
- a CDS encoding SRPBCC family protein, whose product MTESLAFTDSIVVDAVAETVYDVVSDVRRTGEWSPICEACWWADGEEPDVDGPRVDSWFHGRNVTADRTWETRSRVAVADRGREFAWMVNASLVSWSYTMSPEGTGTRLTETWEFLPAGIEYFQQKFGPQAQQQIDDRHRAAVAEIPVTLARIKQIIEAG is encoded by the coding sequence ATGACCGAGTCCCTGGCGTTCACCGATTCGATCGTTGTCGACGCTGTTGCCGAGACGGTCTACGACGTGGTCTCCGATGTCCGCAGGACGGGCGAATGGAGCCCCATCTGCGAGGCCTGCTGGTGGGCCGATGGCGAGGAGCCCGATGTGGACGGGCCCCGGGTGGACAGCTGGTTCCACGGCCGCAACGTGACCGCCGATCGCACCTGGGAGACCAGGTCGAGGGTTGCCGTCGCCGATCGGGGCCGCGAGTTCGCCTGGATGGTGAACGCGTCGCTGGTGAGCTGGAGCTACACGATGTCGCCCGAGGGCACCGGCACCCGACTCACCGAGACGTGGGAGTTCCTCCCCGCCGGGATCGAGTACTTCCAGCAGAAATTCGGGCCGCAGGCGCAGCAGCAGATCGACGACCGGCACCGGGCGGCGGTCGCCGAGATTCCGGTGACCCTGGCCAGGATCAAGCAGATCATCGAAGCGGGCTGA
- a CDS encoding polysaccharide deacetylase, whose product MRIRRVRATAATATALVAVLLAGCSSTASEGPVTVKVTVPASEDGNGQPSRTSTNGSTTPPSSPATGPSSADPTSTAAPSTTPRSSASSSTPLTPSSQAEPGTGSFDNPQDGVALPDGYIPHKLKAGEKPPQFVIVSFDGVGWNEKWQYWFGISKKVPFRFTGFLSGTYMLTEGTKDHYKGPQHAVGASDINWNLPADLPVEINDLNQALDSGMEIGTHFNGHFCGPGGGSEWSTADWNSELDQFFSLVKNYQANNPDAQLPALKLKAADISGERTPCLEGHAEDLYPALTSHKMEYDSSFTRRGITWPTKAAGNGIWQFGMAEFPMHGTISGNTLLDPGQRAQHVQITMDYNFWYSQEGVNLEANTPTDPAQSAKDSQQVVQTYEDMYNAALAGNRAPLVLGNHFNQWNNNAYSDAIGTFVADTCGKADTQCVPFRDVIAWMKVQDPARLAQLQAQQPELGQTTG is encoded by the coding sequence GTGCGTATCAGACGCGTTCGCGCCACCGCCGCCACGGCGACCGCTCTCGTCGCCGTCCTGCTGGCCGGGTGCAGCTCGACGGCCTCGGAAGGTCCGGTGACCGTGAAGGTGACCGTCCCGGCGAGCGAGGACGGCAACGGCCAGCCGAGCCGGACCTCCACGAACGGCAGCACGACGCCTCCGAGCAGCCCGGCCACCGGGCCCAGCAGCGCAGATCCGACAAGCACCGCCGCGCCGTCGACGACGCCGCGCAGCTCGGCGAGCAGCAGCACCCCGCTCACTCCGTCCAGCCAGGCCGAGCCCGGCACCGGCAGCTTCGACAACCCGCAGGACGGGGTCGCACTGCCGGACGGGTACATCCCCCACAAGCTCAAGGCCGGCGAGAAGCCACCACAGTTCGTGATCGTCTCCTTCGACGGCGTCGGCTGGAACGAGAAGTGGCAGTACTGGTTCGGGATCAGCAAGAAGGTGCCGTTCCGCTTCACCGGCTTCCTGTCCGGGACGTACATGCTGACCGAAGGCACGAAGGACCACTACAAGGGTCCGCAGCACGCGGTCGGCGCGTCCGACATCAACTGGAACCTGCCGGCCGATCTGCCGGTCGAGATCAACGACCTGAACCAGGCTCTGGACTCCGGGATGGAGATCGGGACCCACTTCAACGGGCACTTCTGCGGACCGGGCGGCGGCAGCGAGTGGAGCACCGCCGACTGGAACAGCGAGCTCGACCAGTTCTTCTCGCTGGTCAAGAACTATCAGGCGAACAATCCCGACGCGCAGCTGCCCGCGCTCAAGCTGAAGGCCGCCGACATCAGCGGCGAGCGGACGCCGTGCCTGGAAGGACATGCCGAGGACCTGTACCCCGCGCTCACGTCGCACAAGATGGAGTACGACAGCTCCTTCACCCGTCGCGGCATCACCTGGCCGACCAAGGCCGCCGGCAACGGCATCTGGCAGTTCGGGATGGCCGAGTTCCCGATGCACGGCACCATCTCCGGCAACACGCTCCTGGATCCCGGTCAGCGCGCCCAGCACGTGCAGATCACCATGGACTACAACTTCTGGTACAGCCAGGAGGGCGTGAACCTCGAGGCGAACACCCCGACCGATCCGGCGCAGTCCGCGAAGGACTCCCAGCAGGTGGTGCAGACGTACGAGGACATGTACAACGCCGCGCTCGCCGGAAACCGGGCGCCGCTGGTGTTGGGCAACCACTTCAACCAGTGGAACAACAACGCCTACTCCGACGCCATCGGCACGTTCGTCGCCGACACCTGCGGCAAGGCCGACACCCAGTGCGTGCCGTTCCGCGATGTCATCGCCTGGATGAAGGTGCAGGATCCGGCGCGGCTGGCCCAGCTGCAGGCGCAGCAACCGGAGCTGGGTCAGACCACCGGCTGA